DNA from Arthrobacter sp. StoSoilB19:
GCCACCGGGTCCACAAGACCGTGCACCACTACCTCCTGCGGGCCACCGGCGGCGAACTCACCATCGAGAACGATCCCGACCAGGAAGCCGTGGACGTGGCGTGGGTCCCCATCCAGGAACTTGCCCGGAAGCTGTCATTCCCCAACGAACGCCGCATCGCCGACCTCGCCCGTGACGTCCTGCCCGGACACCTCTAAGCCCGGACGCCGCCGTCGCCATTGCGGTGTTAAGTGCCGGTGGGTGAGACGATGAAGTCGATGTCAGCTACCAACTTTCCTTCCGACCGGTCCGGCCGGCCCGATGACGCGGCACCCGACGGCGTGCCCCCGGAGCCGGCCGCTCCGGACCTGGCCCAGCCCGTGGCCGCTGGCCCCAGCGAAACCCGTTCCAGCGCCATCATGGCCGCCGGAACGCTGGTTTCGCGTTTCCTGGGCTTCGGCAAGACCTGGATGCTCGGTACCGCCCTGGGCCTGGGCTCAACGGTCAATGACACGTTCATCAACGCCAACAACCTGCCCAACCTGATCTTCCTCCTGGTGGCCGGCGGCGTGTTCAACGCGGTCCTGGTCCCACAGATCATCAAGGCCAGCAAGGCTCCGGACAGGGGAGCGGACTACATCAGCCGGCTGCTGACGCTGGCTGTCCTGCTCCTGTTCGGCCTGACGGCCCTGGTCACCCTGGCAGCTCCCGGCGTGATCGAACTGACCACCCAGGGCTATTCACCCCAGCAAAAGGCCCTGGCGGTCACCTTCGCGTTCTGGTGCCTGCCGCAGATCTTCTTCTACGGCCTTTACGCCCTGCTCACCCAGGTCCTGAACGCCAACGGCGCCTTTGGCCCTGCCATGTGGGCGCCCATCATGAACAACCTGGTGGCCATCGCCGGCCTGGGCATGTTCATCTGGATTTTCGGCAGCAACGAGGTCAACCCGCACAACCTGGACAACTGGGGATCAACGCAAACGCTCCTGGTGGCAGGATTCTCCACCATCGGCGTGCTGTCCCAGACAGCCATCCTGCTGGTCCCGGTCTTCCGGCTGAAGCTCGGCCTCCGGCCACGGTTCGGCTGGCGCGGCGTGGGGCTGGGCCACGCAGCCAGGCTGAGCGTATGGACGCTCCTGACGGCCGCCGTCGGGCAGCTCGCCTTCCTGTACGTCATGCGCATCGCCACCATTCCCGGCGCCGAACGCATCCGCCTGCAGCAGGCGGGGGACCCGTCGGCATACACCCTGCCCGGCAACGCGGTCCTTGAAGTGGCCAGCCAGCTGTACCTGCTGCCGCACTCGATCATTGCCCTGTCGCTGGCCACCGTGCTCTTCAACCGGATGACGCGGGCATCGCAGGACGGCAACCGGGCTGAACTGCGCGACGCCCTCTCCCACGGCCTGCGGACCATGGCCGTGGCCACTGTGTTCGGGGCGCTGGCACTGTTTGCCCTGGCCGGTCCGCTGGGCATGTTCTTCTCCGGCGGACTGCGGCAGGACGGCGTCATGCTGGCCCAGACGCTCACCATCCTGGCCCTCAGCACTCCGTTCATGAGTGCCAACTTCATGATGTCCCGCGTGTTCTACGCCAACGAGGACGCCCGCACGCCGTTCTATGTCCAGCTGCTGCTCGCCGTGGTGTACGTGGCGGGGGCGTTTGCCATCCAGTTCCTGCCGGTGGGCCAGATCATCTACGCCATTGCCGTCCTCTACATGGTGGGCAACATCCTCTCGGTGGTCATCAGCGCGTTCTTCCTGCGGCGCATGCTGGGCCACCTCGACGGCCCACGGATCGCCAACTCCTACATCCGCATGGGGTACGCGGCCCTCGGTTCGGCAATCGCCGGTGCGGGCGCCCTGTGGCTCATGGGCAGCTACAATCCGGACGGTTTCGCATGGCAGAACCGGATCACTGCCCTGGTCACCGTCATTGTGGTGGGACCCGTCATGCTGGTGGTGTACTTCGTCCTTCTCAAGCTGTTCCGGGTCTCAGAGCTCACCGACATGCTCCGGCCCCTGCTGGGCAGGTTTGGCCGCGGCAGCCAGGCCCCTGCTCCGGATGCCGGGGACGCGCCGTCGTCCCCTCCCGCTGAAGCTGTGGACGGGGAGCGCGGCCACCGCCCGGAGCGGGCCACCACGTCCGTTGATACCGGCCTTATCCCCCGTATCTCCGGTGAATTCGACGCCGTCTCCTTCCGTGCCGGCCCGGACCCGCAGCGTGGGACGCACCGTCCGCAGATGTACGACAGCGGCACGGCCCAGGGTGCCGAGGACGCCTACCTGCCGGGGGAGGACCAGCCCGGCACCGCCCGCGGCGGCCTGCTCAGGGAACAGATCCCGCTTCCCGGCCGCCGCACCTACCAGGGGAAGCCCGGCGAGAACCCGTATTTCAAGACCAGGCGCAAGCGGAAAAAGTAAATTCCGTCCGGTCTGGCGCACGTCTTCTCCGCAGCCGTTTGGGGCGGATCGGCTAGGATCGAACAGGTACAGGGGTAGTTGCATTACGGGTTTGCCGTGCGCGGCACCCGAACGGCGGTTGCGTCATCAGACCGGCAATCCCGGACAGTCTAGGAGGAACACGTGTCCAACCCGATCGACGTCGGATCAGTACTGGGCGGCCGCTACAAGGTCACCGCCACAGTGTTGGCCTCGCACGACCACGATCTGGTGCTGGACGGTGTGGACCAGGTCCTCAACCGCCCGGTCAGCATCCTGGTTGCCGGCCCGGAGAACACCGAACAGGTTGCGCAGAGCGCCCGCGAAGTCGCCACCGGCGAACGTCCCGGCACCGTTCAGGTCCTGGACCTTGGCGTCACCGAGGACGCCACCTACCTCATCACCAACCACACATCCGCCGCCGACCTGCTGGACTTGGTGGTTGCGCCCAATCCGCCGTACGTGGAGCCATTCTTCACGGACACGCTGGGCAGTGAAATCTTCGGCCAGCCGCGGTCGCACGAGCCGGAGCCGTACGACGAGGAAGACCACGTCGACGCCGGATACATCAACTACGCCGATTCGCACCCCAGCCAGGTTGATCCATACCGTTCAGCGCCGGCCGTACCGCCCAGGCCGTCCGTTCGTCCCGCTGCCCAGCAGCCCGCCGCACCAGTGCGCGCTGCCGGGGCCGCTCCGGGCGCTGGTGCCGCTGCAGCGGCCGGTGGGGCTGCAGGTGCTGCTTCGAACAAGGGAAACGGGTCCTCCCGGATGGATCCGGATGCCACTGCAGCGCAGCCGGTGGCAACCAATGCCCAGTCCCCGTCCGGACGCGCCAGCGCTGCGGAGGCGGACACAGGACCCAACGATACCGCTGCCGCAAGCACCCCACGGCAGCAGGTCCAGCCAACCGCTGAGGACCGGACGCCCAAGGTTTCCCTGTGGTCCGACGACGACTATGCGCAGTCAGGGGATCAGGACCACTACGAGGAAACCCACGAATCCCCGCAGGAATCGCATCCAGTCAAGGGGAAGGCAGCCCTCTTTGCACGTGCGGCTGCGCCCGCTGCCGCCGGCGTCGCCTTCGCGGACCGTGCCGAGGATGACGACGACGATCGTGATGAGTCCGAAAACCAGCCCCGATCCATGCGCTGGCTGGTGGGCGGGCTCCTGGCCGTTGTGCTGATCGCCGGCCTGATCTTCGCCGTGACCAACCTGGGCAGCCTCTTTACGCCGGGGCCTCAGGCCAAGCCGACAACTGGCCCCGCAACCACCAACTCCCAGGCATCAGCGCCTGCCACTCAGGCAGCACCGTCGGCGCCGCCCGCCGTTCCGCCGGCCATCGAGAGCGTCAGCCGGCAGGGGAACTTCGACTTCGCCGCCACCTTCGATGGCGATCTGGTCAAGGCCTACGACGGCAATGCCGCCAGCTACTGGTCCGATATGGAATTCGCCACGGAAAACTGGGGTGGCCTGGCCCCGCAGGGCGTCCCCCTCGTTGTGAAGCTGAAGAGCGCTGCCACTGTCTCCTCCATCACGCTCTCCCAGCTCGGGGGATCGGGGGGCAACATCACGGTCTACACCAATGACCGGCCCACCATGGACGGAGCCAAGGCAGTAGGAACCAACAGCTTCACGTCCACAGACCTGAACATGCCCCTTCCGGAACCGGTGCAGGCACAGTACGTGATTGTCTCCATCAATTCCCTTCCCAAGCTGGCGGCTCCCAAGACCCGCTACGGCTACGGTCTCCGGCTGGCTGAAATCAAGGTCCAGTAGGCGTCTTTCCGCCTGCGGGTGTTGCCGGCGCTGTTACTGCTGCCCACCGGCACCCGCAGCGGGAATGTAGTCTGGAAAGAGCGCCCTGCGACGGCTGGTCCTCTGACTTCCCCGATGGTTCACCTTGCCCGGGCGCTGGAATATTCAGCACGCGGACACAGTTGTGCCATGTGGCCGGCCTCCACGGGGAGGCGAGTCGAACAAGGAAGAGGTTCACGGTCCAGTGACCATCGAAGAGAAGACGGCGTCCGGCGTTCGCGACGTCATCATTGTGGGCTCCGGCCCGGCGGGCTACACGGCCGCCGTCTACACAGCCAGGGCGAACCTCAAGCCTCTGCTGCTGGCGGGGTCAGTGACCGCCGGCGGGGAGTTGATGAACACCACCGACGTTGAAAACTACCCCGGCTTTCCGGAAGGGATCATGGGGCCGGACCTCATGGAGAACTTCGAGAAGCAGGCGGCACGCTTTGGTACCGAGATCCAGTTCGAGGATGTAACCACGCTCGAACTTGAGGGCGCCATCAAGACGGTGACCATCGCCACGGGGGAGACCTTCAAGGCGAAGGCGGTCATTCTCTCCACTGGTTCCGCATACAGGGAACTTGGCCTGCCTAACGAGAAGCGCCTGTCCGGGCACGGTGTCAGCTGGTGCGCAACCTGTGACGGTTTCTTTTTCAAGGATCAAGACATCGCCGTAATCGGCGGTGGCGATTCCGCCATGGAGGAGGCCCTGTTCCTCACCAAGTTTGCGAAATCAGTAACGGTTGTTCACCGCCGCGATTCGCTGAAAGCCTCAAAGATCATGGCGGACCGGGCACTGGCACACGACAAGATCAACTTTGTGTGGAACAGCACCGTGGACGATGTCCTGGGAACGGACAAAGTGACGGGTATTCGGTTGAAGAACCTGTTGGACGGATCTTTGTCAGACCTCGCAGTGACAGGTGTCTTCGTCGCTATCGGCAACGATCCCCGTACGGACCTCGTCAAGGATGTCCTCGCGCTGACGCCTGAGGGAACCATCGCCGTGGAGGGTCGAAGCTCCCGTACCAGCCTTCCCGGCGTCTTCGCCGCCGGAGACGTTGTTGACCCTACCTACCGCCAGGCCATCACTGCCTCCGGTTCCGGCTGTGTCGCGGCAATAGACGTCGAGCACTACCTGGCCGACCTGACGGCATAATCTGCCCCCACTGTTATCCGAAGAGAAAGATAAGGTTATGAGCAACGCTAAAGATGTAACTGACGCAAGTTTCGGCTCCGACGTTCTGTCCGCCGAAAAGCCGGTAATCGTGGACTTCTGGGCCGAATGGTGCGGGCCCTGCCGTAAGCTCGGACCTATCCTGGATGAGATTTCCGTGGAGTATGGTGAAAAGGTTGACGTCGTCAAGGTCAACGTAGACGACAACCCTGCCATCGCCGCTGAGTATGGAATCACTTCCATTCCTGCCGTTTACCTTTTCCAGGGTGGCGAAGTGAAGAGCACAGTTATCGGTGCCAAGCCGAAGCAGTTCTTCGAAAAGGAATTCGCAGACGTTCTCTCCTGAGCACCCCTCCCTGCGGTAGGCAGGAAGTGGGATCTGCACAAAATTGGCCATCGCCC
Protein-coding regions in this window:
- the murJ gene encoding murein biosynthesis integral membrane protein MurJ, producing MSATNFPSDRSGRPDDAAPDGVPPEPAAPDLAQPVAAGPSETRSSAIMAAGTLVSRFLGFGKTWMLGTALGLGSTVNDTFINANNLPNLIFLLVAGGVFNAVLVPQIIKASKAPDRGADYISRLLTLAVLLLFGLTALVTLAAPGVIELTTQGYSPQQKALAVTFAFWCLPQIFFYGLYALLTQVLNANGAFGPAMWAPIMNNLVAIAGLGMFIWIFGSNEVNPHNLDNWGSTQTLLVAGFSTIGVLSQTAILLVPVFRLKLGLRPRFGWRGVGLGHAARLSVWTLLTAAVGQLAFLYVMRIATIPGAERIRLQQAGDPSAYTLPGNAVLEVASQLYLLPHSIIALSLATVLFNRMTRASQDGNRAELRDALSHGLRTMAVATVFGALALFALAGPLGMFFSGGLRQDGVMLAQTLTILALSTPFMSANFMMSRVFYANEDARTPFYVQLLLAVVYVAGAFAIQFLPVGQIIYAIAVLYMVGNILSVVISAFFLRRMLGHLDGPRIANSYIRMGYAALGSAIAGAGALWLMGSYNPDGFAWQNRITALVTVIVVGPVMLVVYFVLLKLFRVSELTDMLRPLLGRFGRGSQAPAPDAGDAPSSPPAEAVDGERGHRPERATTSVDTGLIPRISGEFDAVSFRAGPDPQRGTHRPQMYDSGTAQGAEDAYLPGEDQPGTARGGLLREQIPLPGRRTYQGKPGENPYFKTRRKRKK
- the trxB gene encoding thioredoxin-disulfide reductase, translated to MTIEEKTASGVRDVIIVGSGPAGYTAAVYTARANLKPLLLAGSVTAGGELMNTTDVENYPGFPEGIMGPDLMENFEKQAARFGTEIQFEDVTTLELEGAIKTVTIATGETFKAKAVILSTGSAYRELGLPNEKRLSGHGVSWCATCDGFFFKDQDIAVIGGGDSAMEEALFLTKFAKSVTVVHRRDSLKASKIMADRALAHDKINFVWNSTVDDVLGTDKVTGIRLKNLLDGSLSDLAVTGVFVAIGNDPRTDLVKDVLALTPEGTIAVEGRSSRTSLPGVFAAGDVVDPTYRQAITASGSGCVAAIDVEHYLADLTA
- the trxA gene encoding thioredoxin, which translates into the protein MSNAKDVTDASFGSDVLSAEKPVIVDFWAEWCGPCRKLGPILDEISVEYGEKVDVVKVNVDDNPAIAAEYGITSIPAVYLFQGGEVKSTVIGAKPKQFFEKEFADVLS
- a CDS encoding ABC transporter substrate-binding protein — its product is MSNPIDVGSVLGGRYKVTATVLASHDHDLVLDGVDQVLNRPVSILVAGPENTEQVAQSAREVATGERPGTVQVLDLGVTEDATYLITNHTSAADLLDLVVAPNPPYVEPFFTDTLGSEIFGQPRSHEPEPYDEEDHVDAGYINYADSHPSQVDPYRSAPAVPPRPSVRPAAQQPAAPVRAAGAAPGAGAAAAAGGAAGAASNKGNGSSRMDPDATAAQPVATNAQSPSGRASAAEADTGPNDTAAASTPRQQVQPTAEDRTPKVSLWSDDDYAQSGDQDHYEETHESPQESHPVKGKAALFARAAAPAAAGVAFADRAEDDDDDRDESENQPRSMRWLVGGLLAVVLIAGLIFAVTNLGSLFTPGPQAKPTTGPATTNSQASAPATQAAPSAPPAVPPAIESVSRQGNFDFAATFDGDLVKAYDGNAASYWSDMEFATENWGGLAPQGVPLVVKLKSAATVSSITLSQLGGSGGNITVYTNDRPTMDGAKAVGTNSFTSTDLNMPLPEPVQAQYVIVSINSLPKLAAPKTRYGYGLRLAEIKVQ